The Anopheles merus strain MAF chromosome 2L, AmerM5.1, whole genome shotgun sequence genome has a segment encoding these proteins:
- the LOC121593574 gene encoding protein lethal(2)essential for life-like, whose product MSIIPIFFRNWWDDEWDRPLWSSRLLDQHFGSGVTADDLLNALASVTDRRLQEQQAQQGQQSGNRYNRPWHSSCVARMHDSGSAVNISKDKFQINLDVQQFSPEEISVKYVDNCVLVEGKHEEKQDDHGYVSRHFVRRYMLPKGHNEADIVSSLSSDGILTITCPRKEIEQKKEERSIPITHTGQPMKQVTGKAAQENGDSKKEGEKMEA is encoded by the coding sequence ATGTCGATCATCCCGATTTTCTTCCGCAACTGGTGGGACGACGAATGGGATCGTCCGCTGTGGAGCTCTCGTCTGCTGGACCAGCACTTTGGCAGTGGTGTGACGGCGGACGACCTGCTCAACGCCCTGGCATCGGTGACCGACCGTCGACTGCAGGAGCAACAGGCCCAACAGGGACAACAGTCTGGCAACCGGTACAACCGCCCGTGGCACAGCTCATGCGTAGCTCGCATGCATGACAGTGGCTCGGCGGTGAACATCTCGAAGGACAAGTTCCAGATCAACCTGGACGTGCAACAGTTCTCGCCGGAAGAGATCTCGGTCAAGTACGTGGACAACTGTGTGCTGGTCGAGGGAAAGCACGAGGAGAAGCAGGACGATCATGGCTACGTCTCGAGACACTTTGTGCGGCGCTACATGCTTCCCAAGGGCCACAATGAGGCCGATATCGTGTCGTCACTCTCGTCCGACGGAATTCTGACCATCACGTGTCCCCGGAAGGAGATCGAGCAGAAAAAGGAGGAACGAAGCATCCCCATCACACATACGGGACAGCCGATGAAGCAAGTGACGGGCAAAGCGGCACAAGAGAATGGTGACAGCAAAAAGGAGGGAGAGAAAATGGAAGCATAA
- the LOC121593575 gene encoding protein lethal(2)essential for life-like isoform X2, which yields MSIIPIFFRNWWDDEWDRPLWSSRLLDQHFGSGVTADDLLNALASVTDRRLQEQQAQQGQQSGNRYNRPWHSSCVARMHDSGSAVNISKDKFQINLDVQQFSPEEISVKYVDNCVLVEGKHEEKQDDHGYVSRHFVRRYMLPKGHNEADIVSSLSSDGILTITCPRKEIEQKKEERSIPITHTGQPMKQVTGKAAQENEKKEKKDTQNHRKQSGRMLWHSECVSKQRDSNSLIGTSGPLPLADRLQINLDVQQFTPHEITVKTVNNSIVVEGKHEEKQDEHGFIARHFVRRYVLPDDHDPKDVISSLSSDGVLTIVAPKKVPQPAPEAVYERTVPIQRIEERTVESVRTTSESVTSESNGK from the exons ATGTCGATCATCCCGATTTTCTTCCGCAACTGGTGGGACGACGAATGGGATCGTCCGCTGTGGAGCTCTCGTCTGCTGGACCAGCACTTTGGCAGTGGTGTGACGGCGGACGACCTGCTCAACGCCCTGGCATCGGTGACCGACCGTCGACTGCAGGAGCAACAGGCCCAACAGGGACAACAGTCTGGCAACCGGTACAACCGCCCGTGGCACAGCTCATGCGTAGCTCGCATGCATGACAGTGGCTCGGCGGTGAACATCTCGAAGGACAAGTTCCAGATCAACCTGGACGTGCAACAGTTCTCGCCGGAAGAGATCTCGGTCAAGTACGTGGACAACTGTGTGCTGGTCGAGGGAAAGCACGAGGAGAAGCAGGACGATCATGGCTACGTCTCGAGACACTTTGTGCGGCGCTACATGCTTCCCAAGGGCCACAATGAGGCCGATATCGTGTCGTCACTCTCGTCCGACGGAATTCTGACCATCACGTGTCCCCGGAAGGAGATCGAGCAGAAAAAGGAGGAACGAAGCATCCCCATCACACATACGGGACAGCCGATGAAGCAAGTGACGGGCAAAGCGGCACAAGAGAATG aaaaaaaagaaaaaaaggacacacaaaaccaccgGAAGCA GAGTGGAAGGATGCTTTGGCACT cggagtgtgt AAGTAAGCAACGTGACTC CAACAGTTTGATCGGCACCAGCGGCCCCCTTCCCCTCGCCGACCGGCTGCAGATCAATCTGGACGTGCAACAATTCACACCGCATGAGATCACCGTTAAAACGGTCAACAATTCGATCGTGGTGGAGGGCAAGCACGAGGAGAAGCAGGACGAGCATGGGTTCATCGCGCGTCACTTTGTTCGCCGCTACGTACTGCCGG ACGATCACGATCCCAAAGACGTCATCTCGAGCCTCTCGTCCGACGGTGTGCTGACGATCGTGGCACCGAAGAAGGTCCCGCAGCCGGCACCGGAAGCCGTGTACGAACGAACCGTCCCGATACAGCGCATCGAGGAGCGCACGGTGGAAAGTGTACGGACGACCTCGGAAAGTGTGACCAGCGAGAGTAATGGTAAATGA
- the LOC121594584 gene encoding 40S ribosomal protein S27 produces the protein MPLAKDFLHPLPAEEKRKHKLKRLVPHPNSYFMDVKCPGCYKITTVFSHAQSVVVCAGCSTILCQPTGGKARLTEGCSFRRKPY, from the coding sequence ATGCCGCTCGCCAAGGACTTCTTGCACCCGCTGCCCGCAGAGGAGAAGAGGAAGCACAAGCTGAAGCGCCTGGTGCCCCATCCGAACTCGTACTTCATGGACGTGAAGTGCCCCGGCTGCTACAAGATCACCACCGTCTTCAGCCATGCCCAGAGCGTCGTAGTGTGTGCCGGCTGCTCAACGATCCTGTGCCAGCCGACCGGCGGCAAGGCGCGTCTGACCGAGGGCTGCTCGTTCCGCAGGAAGCCGTACTAA
- the LOC121593577 gene encoding protein lethal(2)essential for life-like isoform X1, which translates to MSLVPVQYRTWWDDWDLPLYTRVLEKSITQEVLGTDDYWRGAPLAPLRWSSLYRPWRYFSLRDVGAKVDTDRDRFQIELDVHQFLPHEVTVRRTDKYVTIEGKHEEKRDEQGYVARQFSRRYLVPIGYDANLIVSSLSSDGVLTVTAPRIGLPAPKVEKYVPIWHTGKPAIEDKNSRRCLTYYK; encoded by the exons ATGTCGCTCGTACCGGTACAGTACCGCACGTGGTGGGACGACTGGGACCTGCCGCTGTACACGCGCGTCCTCGAGAAGTCGATCACGCAGGAGGTGCTCGGCACGGACGACTACTGGCGGGGGGCGCCGCTCGCGCCGCTGCGCTGGTCCAGCCTGTACCGGCCCTGGCGCTACTTCAGCCTGCGGGACGTCGGCGCGAAGGTGGACACGGACCGGGATCGCTTCCAGATCGAGCTCGACGTGCACCAGTTCCTGCCGCACGAGGTCACGGTCAGGCGCACGGACAAGTACGTCACGATCGAGGGCAAGCACGAGGAGAAGCGGGACGAGCAGGGCTACGTGGCGCGCCAGTTCTCCCGTCGCTATCTGGTGCCGA TTGGATACGACGCTAACCTGATCGTCTCGTCGCTCTCGTCCGACGGCGTGCTGACCGTCACGGCGCCCCGGATTGGTCTGCCGGCACCGAAAGTCGAAAAGTACGTCCCGATCTGGCACACCGGTAAACCGGCCATCGAGGATAAGAA TTCGCGACGATGTTTGACGTACTACAAGTAA
- the LOC121593577 gene encoding protein lethal(2)essential for life-like isoform X2: MSLVPVQYRTWWDDWDLPLYTRVLEKSITQEVLGTDDYWRGAPLAPLRWSSLYRPWRYFSLRDVGAKVDTDRDRFQIELDVHQFLPHEVTVRRTDKYVTIEGKHEEKRDEQGYVARQFSRRYLVPIGYDANLIVSSLSSDGVLTVTAPRIGLPAPKVENSRRCLTYYK; the protein is encoded by the exons ATGTCGCTCGTACCGGTACAGTACCGCACGTGGTGGGACGACTGGGACCTGCCGCTGTACACGCGCGTCCTCGAGAAGTCGATCACGCAGGAGGTGCTCGGCACGGACGACTACTGGCGGGGGGCGCCGCTCGCGCCGCTGCGCTGGTCCAGCCTGTACCGGCCCTGGCGCTACTTCAGCCTGCGGGACGTCGGCGCGAAGGTGGACACGGACCGGGATCGCTTCCAGATCGAGCTCGACGTGCACCAGTTCCTGCCGCACGAGGTCACGGTCAGGCGCACGGACAAGTACGTCACGATCGAGGGCAAGCACGAGGAGAAGCGGGACGAGCAGGGCTACGTGGCGCGCCAGTTCTCCCGTCGCTATCTGGTGCCGA TTGGATACGACGCTAACCTGATCGTCTCGTCGCTCTCGTCCGACGGCGTGCTGACCGTCACGGCGCCCCGGATTGGTCTGCCGGCACCGAAAGTCGAAAA TTCGCGACGATGTTTGACGTACTACAAGTAA
- the LOC121593575 gene encoding protein lethal(2)essential for life-like isoform X1: MSSVPMYFRDWWDDDLFENPRRTSRLFDQQFGTGIFSEDLQKMASSFHSSCNLRSSRLGSFRRPWSEFGSHKFSNSLIGTSGPLPLADRLQINLDVQQFTPHEITVKTVNNSIVVEGKHEEKQDEHGFIARHFVRRYVLPDDHDPKDVISSLSSDGVLTIVAPKKVPQPAPEAVYERTVPIQRIEERTVESVRTTSESVTSESNGK, translated from the exons ATGTCTTCCGTTCCGATGTACTTCCGCGATTGGTGGGATGACGATCTGTTTGAAAACCCACGACGAACGTCTCGATTGTTTGATCAACAGTTCGGAACGGGGATCTT CTCGGAAGATCTGCAAAAGATGGCCTCAAGCTTTCATTCGTCCTGCAATTTGCGCTCCTCGCGACTCGGAAGCTTTCGCCGCCCCTggagcgagttcgggtcgcaCAAGTTTAGCAACAGTTTGATCGGCACCAGCGGCCCCCTTCCCCTCGCCGACCGGCTGCAGATCAATCTGGACGTGCAACAATTCACACCGCATGAGATCACCGTTAAAACGGTCAACAATTCGATCGTGGTGGAGGGCAAGCACGAGGAGAAGCAGGACGAGCATGGGTTCATCGCGCGTCACTTTGTTCGCCGCTACGTACTGCCGG ACGATCACGATCCCAAAGACGTCATCTCGAGCCTCTCGTCCGACGGTGTGCTGACGATCGTGGCACCGAAGAAGGTCCCGCAGCCGGCACCGGAAGCCGTGTACGAACGAACCGTCCCGATACAGCGCATCGAGGAGCGCACGGTGGAAAGTGTACGGACGACCTCGGAAAGTGTGACCAGCGAGAGTAATGGTAAATGA
- the LOC121593576 gene encoding protein lethal(2)essential for life-like, whose translation MSVVPMLFRDWWEDFDTPLRSSRLLDQHFGTGLRADDLFSSFPARAPLSSPSLLRGGYYRPWRNTALTRQDSGSTLNLDKDRFQIILDVQQFTPEEITVKTTDRCVVVEGKHEEKQDEHGYVSRHFTRRYMLPNGHDPNDVVSTLSSDGVLTVTAPKKSLPAPNPERSVPIQQTGQPAKDKAEAQPSVEGAK comes from the exons ATGTCTGTCGTGCCGATGCTGTTCCGTGACTGGTGGGAGGATTTCGACACTCCGCTCCGTTCCTCCCGGCTGCTCGATCAGCACTTTGGCACCGGTCTGCG TGCGGATGATCTGTTCTCCTCCTTCCCGGCCCGTGCCCCGCTCTCCTCGCCGTCGCTGCTGCGCGGTGGCTACTACCGTCCGTGGCGCAACACTGCCCTCACGCGGCAAGATTCCGGCTCGACGCTCAACCTCGACAAGGACCGGTTCCAGATCATCCTCGATGTGCAGCAGTTCACGCCGGAGGAGATCACCGTCAAAACGACCGACCGGTGCGTTGTGGTGGAGGGCAAGCACGAGGAGAAGCAGGACGAGCATGGATACGTTTCGCGACACTTTACACGCCGCTACATGCTGCCAA ACGGCCACGATCCGAACGATGTCGTCTCGACCCTCTCCTCCGACGGTGTGCTGACAGTGACCGCACCGAAAAAGTCCCTCCCGGCACCGAACCCGGAACGCAGCGTACCGATCCAGCAGACGGGCCAGCCGGCCAAGGACAAGGCGGAGGCTCAGCCGAGCGTAGAGGGTGCTAAGTAG